The following are encoded together in the Mesoplodon densirostris isolate mMesDen1 chromosome 2, mMesDen1 primary haplotype, whole genome shotgun sequence genome:
- the GALE gene encoding UDP-glucose 4-epimerase produces MAEKVLVTGGAGYIGSHTVLELLEAGYSPVVVDNFHNAIRGGGSMPESLRRVQELTGHSLEFEEMDILDQAALQRLFKKHSFTAVIHFAGLKAVGESVQKPLDYYRVNLTGTIQLLEIMRAHGVKNLVFSSSATVYGNPQYLPLDEAHPTGGCTNPYGKSKFFIEEMIRDLCQADKAWNAVLLRYFNPIGAHASGCIGEDPQGIPNNLMPYVSQVAIGRREALNVFGNDYDTEDGTGVRDYIHVVDLAKGHIAALRKLKEQCGCRIYNLGTGTGYSVLQMVVAMEKASGKKIPYKVVARREGDVAACYANPSLALKELGWSAALGLDRMCEDLWRWQKQNPSGFGAQA; encoded by the exons ATGGCAGAGAAGGTGCTGGTAACGGGTGGGGCTGGCTACATCGGCAGCCACACCGTGCTGGAGCTGCTGGAGGCAGGCTATTCGCCCGTGGTCGTCGACAACTTCCATAACGCCATTCGTG GAGGGGGCTCCATGCCTGAGAGCTTGCGGCGGGTTCAGGAGCTGACAGGCCACTCTCTGGAGTTTGAGGAGATGGACATCTTGGACCAGGCAGCCCTACAGCGTCTTTTTAAGAAG CACAGCTTCACGGCAGTCATCCACTTTGCTGGGCTCAAGGCTGTGGGCGAGTCGGTGCAGAAGCCTCTGGATTATTACAGGGTTAACCTGACAGGAACCATCCAGCTTCTGGAG ATCATGAGGGCCCATGGGGTGAAGAACCTGGTGTTTAGCAGCTCGGCCACCGTGTATGGGAACCCTCAGTACCTGCCCCTGGATGAGGCTCACCCCACAGGTGGCTGTACCAACCCCTATGGCAAGTCCAAGTTCTTCATCGAGGAAATGATCCGGGACCTGTGCCAGGCAGACAAG GCCTGGAATGCAGTGCTGCTGCGATATTTCAACCCCATAGGCGCCCACGCCTCGGGCTGCATCGGCGAGGATCCCCAGGGCATCCCCAATAACCTCATGCCCTATGTCTCCCAG GTGGCGATTGGACGACGGGAGGCACTGAATGTCTTTGGCAACGACTATGACACAGAGGATGGCACAG GCGTCCGGGATTACATCCATGTTGTGGATCTGGCCAAGGGCCACATCGCGGCCTTGAGGAAGCTGAAGGAGCAGTGTGGCTGCCGG ATCTACAATCTGGGCACGGGCACGGGCTATTCGGTGTTACAGATGGTCGTGGCCATGGAGAAGGCCTCGGGGAAGAAG ATCCCGTACAAGGTGGTGGCCCGGCGGGAAGGCGATGTGGCTGCCTGTTATGCCAACCCCAGCCTGGCCCTCAAGGAGCTGGGCTGGTCAGCAGCCTTAGGGCTGGACAGGATGT GTGAAGATCTATGGCGCTGGCAGAAGCAGAATCCTTCAGGCTTTGGCGCACAGGCCTGA